A single genomic interval of Persephonella atlantica harbors:
- a CDS encoding bifunctional glycoside hydrolase 114/ polysaccharide deacetylase family protein, translating to MRRLCFSKILLLILAGFVYGKEPDSVCFYYHHNPPEEMFYLCDWVVLDQDNPPFDKKYSKVFGYVSLEEGETYRNYYKKIKKDWILGKNKFWKTVVLDLRKKEYQDFLIRDVFSKMERFDGFFLDTIDSYQLVLNRKDWKSYEKAVVQFIKRLKKRFPDKKIVINRGFEIFEQVKNYIDGFTVESLFRGINVEGKGEYIKVPSEERKWLIRRLEKIKKAGLPVIVIDYLPPDRREEAVKLAEKIKSMGFIPWIADRELSSFGVSTFNFIPRKILLIYDSSVCEDVVDCSVHRLASLIVEYLGFVPDLKDINDLPDGYTVDRYAGIIVWTEKDVVENYRRFYRWILSKIREGNKVLFLGSFGFPRDDSFLMPLGLYSEKNKALPLSPVKLIKKSRIFDFEAEPSVQPSDRLIKLISGKPLLIAKNSAGQEFVPAAVTQWGGYLIDGTVLRQEVDDLWAVNPFKLFKKALRLPDIPAPDTTTENGNRILFVHIDGDGFMERAEWDQNLFASQVLEEEIFKVFDIPHTVSVIEGEIAPWGLYPELSDKLESIARQIFSLSNVEAGSHTFSHPFKWKKLYRGEYKKGYNLPIKNYRFSLEREIKGSVDYINKRLLPEGKKVKVFQWSGDCLPPWQAVAMTYKMGLLNINGGDTTITNEHPYLSYISPMGINRNGYFQVYAAVQNENIYTNEWTGPYYGYINVIQTFKLTENPRRLKPINVYYHFYSGSKTASLNALKRVYKWALSQKVTPMYTSQWIRRVLDFRNVAVGYDEAGYIIRTDGSIRTLRIDRLLYPDMNVSRGIVGFKEEKGKVYIHLDGSGRYYLKLTEKRNREIPHIVDFNGLIRKHNKNSLTLYSYIKPELTVYLPEKCFLKAEDVEQQEKKGNYLHLTFRKKGELNIEWKCR from the coding sequence ATGAGACGTTTATGCTTCAGTAAAATACTACTGTTAATCTTGGCAGGTTTTGTTTACGGTAAAGAACCAGATTCTGTATGTTTTTATTACCATCACAATCCCCCTGAAGAGATGTTTTATCTGTGTGACTGGGTTGTTTTGGACCAGGACAATCCACCTTTTGACAAAAAGTATTCAAAGGTTTTTGGTTATGTCAGTTTAGAGGAGGGAGAAACCTACAGAAATTACTATAAAAAGATAAAAAAAGACTGGATTTTAGGAAAAAATAAGTTCTGGAAAACTGTTGTTTTAGACCTGAGAAAAAAGGAGTATCAGGATTTCTTGATAAGAGATGTTTTTTCAAAGATGGAAAGATTTGATGGCTTTTTTCTTGACACAATAGACTCCTACCAGCTTGTTCTAAACAGAAAAGACTGGAAAAGTTATGAAAAAGCTGTAGTCCAGTTTATAAAAAGGCTTAAAAAGAGATTTCCTGACAAAAAGATAGTAATAAACAGGGGATTTGAGATATTTGAGCAGGTAAAAAATTACATTGATGGATTTACTGTTGAGTCTCTTTTTAGAGGTATCAATGTGGAAGGGAAGGGAGAGTACATAAAAGTGCCATCAGAAGAAAGAAAATGGCTGATAAGAAGATTAGAGAAAATAAAAAAAGCAGGTTTACCTGTCATTGTTATAGATTACCTTCCTCCAGATAGAAGAGAAGAAGCGGTAAAACTGGCAGAAAAGATAAAAAGCATGGGATTTATTCCCTGGATAGCTGACAGAGAGCTAAGTAGCTTCGGTGTTTCAACCTTTAACTTTATCCCCAGAAAAATTCTCCTTATATATGACAGCTCTGTCTGTGAAGACGTTGTTGACTGTAGCGTCCACAGACTTGCATCACTGATTGTTGAATATTTAGGATTTGTTCCTGATTTGAAAGATATTAATGACCTTCCTGATGGTTACACTGTTGACAGGTATGCAGGTATTATCGTGTGGACAGAAAAGGATGTAGTTGAGAATTACAGAAGGTTCTACAGATGGATATTATCAAAAATAAGGGAGGGTAATAAGGTCTTATTTTTGGGAAGTTTTGGATTTCCCAGGGATGACAGTTTTCTTATGCCCCTTGGACTATATTCTGAAAAAAATAAAGCCCTCCCCCTTTCCCCAGTTAAATTAATTAAGAAAAGCAGAATATTTGATTTCGAGGCAGAACCATCAGTTCAGCCGTCGGACAGGCTTATCAAACTGATTTCAGGAAAACCACTGCTGATAGCTAAAAACAGTGCAGGTCAGGAATTTGTTCCTGCAGCAGTTACACAGTGGGGAGGATATCTGATTGACGGAACAGTGCTCAGACAGGAGGTTGACGACCTGTGGGCTGTAAATCCGTTCAAACTGTTCAAAAAAGCATTAAGACTGCCCGATATTCCTGCTCCAGATACAACAACAGAAAATGGAAACAGAATCCTGTTTGTTCACATAGATGGAGATGGTTTTATGGAAAGGGCTGAATGGGACCAAAATCTGTTTGCCTCTCAGGTTTTAGAAGAAGAGATATTTAAAGTTTTTGACATTCCCCATACTGTCTCAGTAATAGAAGGAGAAATTGCCCCGTGGGGGCTTTATCCAGAGCTGTCAGATAAACTTGAAAGCATAGCAAGACAGATATTTTCTTTAAGTAACGTAGAAGCTGGGAGTCATACATTTTCTCATCCTTTTAAGTGGAAAAAGCTTTATAGAGGAGAGTATAAAAAAGGTTATAACCTTCCTATTAAAAATTACAGATTTTCACTGGAAAGGGAGATAAAAGGCTCAGTTGATTACATAAACAAAAGACTGCTTCCTGAAGGTAAAAAAGTTAAGGTATTCCAGTGGTCTGGAGACTGTCTTCCACCATGGCAGGCTGTTGCTATGACCTATAAAATGGGGCTTTTGAACATAAATGGAGGAGACACAACAATAACAAACGAACATCCTTACCTTTCATATATTTCTCCTATGGGTATAAACAGAAACGGATACTTTCAGGTTTATGCAGCAGTCCAGAACGAAAACATATACACAAATGAATGGACTGGCCCATACTATGGTTACATAAATGTTATACAGACATTCAAGCTTACAGAAAATCCCCGCAGATTAAAGCCTATAAACGTATACTACCACTTTTATTCTGGTTCAAAAACTGCTTCACTTAATGCTTTAAAGCGGGTGTATAAGTGGGCCCTTTCCCAGAAAGTAACCCCGATGTATACATCCCAGTGGATAAGAAGGGTTTTAGATTTCAGAAATGTGGCTGTTGGATATGACGAAGCAGGTTACATTATAAGGACAGACGGCAGTATCAGGACGCTGAGAATTGACAGGCTTTTATATCCAGACATGAATGTCAGCAGAGGTATTGTCGGTTTTAAAGAAGAAAAAGGGAAAGTTTACATTCATTTAGATGGCTCAGGCAGATACTATCTGAAACTGACAGAAAAAAGGAACAGAGAAATACCCCACATAGTAGATTTTAACGGATTAATCAGGAAGCATAATAAAAATAGTCTAACACTTTACAGCTACATAAAACCTGAACTGACAGTCTATCTTCCGGAAAAATGTTTCCTGAAAGCAGAAGATGTTGAACAACAGGAAAAAAAGGGAAACTATTTACATTTAACCTTCAGGAAAAAGGGAGAACTGAATATTGAGTGGAAATGTAGATAA
- the pelG gene encoding exopolysaccharide Pel transporter PelG, which translates to MAGIGFELRKIIQRGDILSVLKAYGYSAVISSGPWIISIVSIIVSGYVSYPYVRNKSDVVSFQVSVTYLLALSLIFTGFFQLYFSRFISDRLFEKNYPAVLPNIMGMLVVVLISGFFFISPAFFLFKDAGAFYSTVFVFSFLVLCGIWILNVVLTSLKQYKFIVFAFFSSYFFTVLSVFFLSYVGSGIGGLLLSFFAGQVLLFFQLLGLIIYSFPSNRLVSFDFVKKENVYFSLVFAGFFYNLGIWIDKFIFWFHPDTGEKVFSVLRNSILYDLPIFLAYLAIVPGMAVFLLRLETEFAQKYDSYYRAVREGGTLESILKKYSDMATTARISLLEVFRIQSVVVLVIFLLSDFIFNLFKFPVFYIPIFHIDLVGTGLQLFFMSILAIMYYLDKRKNALLLSLLFALLNGLFSFVSVELGIMFFGYGFALSLLVVSLIGLWMLSRDFERLNYETFMLQ; encoded by the coding sequence TTGGCAGGAATTGGCTTTGAGCTGAGAAAGATAATACAGAGAGGAGACATTTTATCGGTTCTGAAGGCTTACGGCTACTCTGCTGTTATAAGCTCTGGTCCCTGGATAATTTCTATCGTCAGTATAATTGTTTCTGGATATGTGAGCTATCCGTATGTGAGGAATAAATCTGATGTTGTTTCTTTTCAGGTTAGTGTTACATATCTCCTTGCCCTATCTCTTATTTTTACAGGTTTCTTTCAGCTTTACTTTTCCAGATTTATATCAGACAGGCTGTTTGAAAAAAATTACCCAGCTGTTTTACCAAACATAATGGGTATGCTTGTTGTTGTCTTGATATCAGGATTTTTCTTTATATCTCCTGCATTTTTTCTGTTTAAAGATGCAGGGGCATTTTACTCAACTGTTTTTGTCTTTTCTTTTCTTGTTCTGTGTGGCATATGGATACTGAATGTTGTTTTAACGAGCCTCAAGCAGTATAAATTTATTGTTTTTGCCTTTTTTAGCTCTTACTTTTTTACTGTTCTTTCAGTTTTCTTCCTGAGTTATGTAGGTTCAGGTATCGGCGGTCTTCTCCTCTCCTTCTTTGCAGGACAGGTATTGCTTTTTTTCCAGCTTCTTGGACTTATCATATATAGCTTTCCCTCAAACAGACTGGTAAGTTTTGATTTTGTAAAAAAGGAAAATGTATATTTTTCCCTCGTATTTGCAGGTTTTTTCTACAATTTGGGAATATGGATAGACAAATTTATATTCTGGTTTCATCCAGATACAGGGGAGAAAGTTTTCAGTGTTCTGAGAAATTCAATACTGTACGACCTTCCCATATTTCTGGCTTATCTTGCTATTGTTCCAGGGATGGCCGTTTTTCTCCTGAGATTGGAGACAGAGTTTGCACAGAAATACGATAGTTACTACAGGGCTGTAAGGGAAGGGGGAACGCTGGAATCTATACTGAAGAAATACAGTGATATGGCAACAACAGCAAGAATTTCACTTCTTGAGGTTTTCAGGATACAGAGCGTTGTTGTTCTTGTTATATTTTTGCTCAGTGATTTTATCTTCAATTTGTTTAAATTCCCTGTCTTTTACATACCCATCTTTCATATAGACCTCGTTGGAACAGGATTACAGCTGTTCTTTATGTCAATACTTGCAATCATGTATTATTTAGATAAGAGGAAAAATGCCCTTTTGCTCTCTCTTCTTTTTGCCTTGCTTAATGGTCTTTTCTCTTTTGTCTCTGTTGAGCTTGGAATTATGTTTTTTGGGTATGGTTTTGCTCTCTCACTGCTTGTTGTTTCTTTGATAGGACTGTGGATGTTAAGTAGAGACTTTGAGAGGTTGAACTATGAGACGTTTATGCTTCAGTAA
- the pelF gene encoding GT4 family glycosyltransferase PelF, which produces MGFYVRRSENIDVLILAEGTFPYVKGGVSTWIYQLITGLKEFKFGVVFLGSRPEDYGRIKYELPDNLVHLEVHFLFSKLERPPINPVTGEDKYLTMIRELHRWFRTSADFPDYAKGLEFYNRELSQELFLYGDVSWEFIIENYMKNCPDQSFVDYFWTVRNIHIPVWIVSKIASQIRGFKVVHSPSTGYAGFLGSLISFSTGKPFILTEHGIYTRERKIDLLNADWIEDRRTFLQKELGEVDYLRQIWVKFFEGLGRFSYEAANPIISLFEKARQIQISYGASPEKTKVIPNGVDVKGLREVLKKRKKEIPKVISLIGRVVPIKDIKTFIKAMRIVVNSIPDAEGWIVGPEDEDPDYARECHFLVETLGLENNVKFLGFQNIKEILPKTGILTLTSISEGMPLVVIEGFAAGVPAVTTDVGSCRQLIYGGLDEEDIKLGKAGEVVPIANPSALAQAYIKMLSDEEYWRKCQKTALLRVERYYSLERFLDSYRNIYREALEVWQELALS; this is translated from the coding sequence ATGGGCTTTTATGTGAGAAGGTCTGAAAATATAGATGTGCTTATTCTGGCAGAAGGAACATTTCCATACGTAAAGGGAGGAGTATCCACGTGGATATACCAGCTTATAACTGGATTGAAAGAGTTTAAATTCGGTGTTGTTTTTCTTGGGAGCAGGCCGGAAGATTACGGAAGAATTAAGTACGAGCTTCCAGACAACCTTGTCCATCTTGAGGTTCACTTTCTGTTTTCAAAACTGGAAAGACCTCCGATAAATCCGGTAACAGGAGAGGATAAATATCTTACTATGATAAGGGAACTGCACAGATGGTTTCGTACCAGTGCTGATTTTCCTGATTATGCAAAGGGGCTGGAGTTTTATAATAGGGAGCTGTCACAGGAGCTTTTTCTATACGGAGATGTATCCTGGGAATTTATTATTGAAAATTATATGAAAAACTGTCCAGACCAGTCTTTTGTAGATTACTTCTGGACAGTCAGAAACATACATATACCTGTATGGATAGTTTCAAAGATAGCTTCCCAGATTAGAGGTTTTAAAGTGGTGCACTCTCCCTCAACAGGATATGCAGGATTTTTAGGCTCCTTGATCAGTTTCAGTACAGGTAAACCTTTCATACTGACTGAACACGGTATTTATACGAGAGAGAGAAAGATAGATCTGCTGAATGCAGACTGGATTGAAGATAGAAGAACATTTCTTCAAAAAGAACTTGGAGAGGTAGATTATTTACGGCAGATATGGGTAAAGTTTTTTGAGGGACTTGGAAGGTTTTCCTATGAGGCGGCAAATCCCATTATATCCCTGTTTGAGAAAGCCCGTCAGATACAGATTTCTTACGGAGCTTCTCCAGAAAAGACAAAAGTTATACCAAATGGTGTTGACGTAAAAGGACTGAGAGAAGTTTTGAAAAAAAGAAAAAAAGAGATACCAAAAGTTATATCCCTTATAGGAAGAGTCGTTCCTATAAAAGATATAAAAACCTTTATAAAGGCAATGAGAATTGTTGTTAACAGTATTCCTGATGCTGAAGGATGGATTGTTGGACCAGAGGACGAGGATCCTGATTATGCAAGGGAATGTCACTTTCTTGTAGAGACCTTAGGTCTTGAAAATAACGTTAAATTCCTTGGGTTTCAGAACATAAAGGAAATACTTCCCAAAACAGGTATTCTTACTTTAACATCAATCAGTGAAGGAATGCCCCTTGTTGTTATAGAAGGTTTTGCAGCAGGTGTTCCTGCTGTTACAACAGACGTTGGTTCCTGCAGACAGCTTATATATGGAGGATTGGACGAGGAAGATATAAAACTGGGGAAAGCTGGTGAAGTTGTTCCCATTGCCAATCCATCTGCCCTTGCTCAGGCATACATCAAAATGTTGAGTGATGAAGAGTACTGGAGGAAATGCCAGAAAACAGCACTGTTAAGGGTAGAAAGATATTACTCGCTGGAGAGATTTTTAGATAGCTACAGGAATATTTACAGGGAGGCTCTTGAAGTTTGGCAGGAATTGGCTTTGAGCTGA
- a CDS encoding tetratricopeptide repeat protein — MEIKLTGISALLEVTAVFFLSMGFYESIILFLILHGIATVLLSSVVWIFIPGRYKKPLLQSFIAINVVLYVTPVLSYLALFVFIIILRKQKKLPVIPLETVPVFGLIDENIQTHRRRFGESSVREFVLKRDIPKNLRLRAFLFLTEMASPESVKLLKNGLQDPDDEIRLLSFSVLDRIEKKISEEIHRNLEKLSYVKDKNKIAGIYAELARLYWENVYMGVADAEIVDFYLEQSKKYAEKAYRVIKEDPYLDLLLGRIYLIKGNTEKASYHLSKALNSGIPEFKVAPYLAELYFRTGRFTEIKKLIKAHRYLKYDPFFYPVFLLWEE, encoded by the coding sequence ATGGAAATAAAGCTAACAGGTATATCGGCTTTATTAGAAGTTACGGCAGTTTTCTTTCTCTCTATGGGATTTTACGAGAGCATTATTCTGTTTTTAATCCTGCATGGAATTGCAACTGTTCTGCTGAGCAGTGTTGTATGGATATTTATTCCAGGTAGATATAAAAAACCTTTACTACAGAGTTTTATAGCTATCAATGTAGTACTGTACGTCACTCCTGTTCTTAGTTATTTAGCCCTCTTTGTTTTTATTATTATTTTAAGAAAACAGAAAAAACTTCCTGTTATTCCTCTTGAAACAGTCCCAGTTTTTGGTCTTATTGATGAGAATATCCAGACGCACAGAAGGAGATTTGGTGAGTCTTCAGTAAGGGAGTTTGTACTGAAAAGAGATATTCCTAAAAACCTGAGACTGAGGGCGTTCCTGTTTCTCACAGAGATGGCTTCTCCAGAAAGTGTAAAACTGCTCAAAAACGGCCTTCAGGATCCTGACGATGAGATTAGACTTCTTTCTTTTAGTGTTTTAGACAGGATAGAGAAAAAGATAAGTGAAGAGATACACAGAAATTTAGAAAAGCTCAGCTATGTAAAGGATAAAAATAAAATAGCAGGGATTTATGCTGAACTTGCCAGACTTTACTGGGAGAACGTTTATATGGGAGTTGCAGATGCAGAGATTGTAGATTTCTATCTGGAACAGTCAAAAAAGTACGCTGAAAAGGCATACAGGGTTATAAAAGAAGACCCTTATCTTGACCTTCTTCTTGGAAGGATTTATCTGATAAAAGGAAATACAGAAAAAGCTTCCTATCATCTGAGTAAAGCTCTAAATTCAGGAATCCCTGAGTTTAAAGTTGCTCCATACCTTGCAGAGCTTTACTTCAGAACAGGTAGATTTACAGAGATTAAAAAACTTATTAAGGCACACAGGTATCTCAAATACGACCCATTTTTTTATCCTGTTTTTCTGCTGTGGGAGGAATGA
- a CDS encoding PelD GGDEF domain-containing protein, translating to MSKNFYRILVESFLLSLGFILLGYVWNSEDPLFLFIEGKITPYVFVIAILTLYYGLISGFVSILVFGVSIYFMYEKFPYDTFFWYTLLMFVFSEFHYMWKRKLDRTEEENRYLKNKIENLGRNYFMLKISHDQIERNYVLKPLSIRSVLKEIRKMILEKDRDLYKNFLMLIARFTNIDSCSLYVKKDGNFVEVSKVGKGAKWNKKDPLLQKALEDKTSVYLSVAAQEKEYSSEYLAVLPVTDIYGDVKGVLLINDIPFLSLNKDNLLSISVFLTYLFDEISIEKEVGQFIERYPEIDSYFIKELEKLIELNRKFSIESSIIVFSQQKTRYIEAVFVQIEKSLRGLDLSTRCSYGEKEKLVVLLPFTNEVSSIDFIERINQRLKDTFGEDIGIESRMLTVEESIEIVLEKIRNI from the coding sequence ATGTCTAAGAACTTCTACCGGATCTTAGTTGAAAGCTTTCTCCTTTCTCTGGGATTTATTCTGCTGGGCTATGTGTGGAACTCGGAAGATCCTCTTTTTCTCTTCATAGAAGGTAAGATAACACCATATGTGTTTGTTATAGCAATACTGACACTTTACTATGGTCTGATATCTGGTTTTGTCTCCATCCTTGTATTTGGAGTTTCAATATACTTTATGTATGAGAAATTTCCCTATGATACATTTTTCTGGTATACGCTCCTGATGTTTGTTTTCAGTGAATTTCACTATATGTGGAAAAGAAAGTTAGACAGGACAGAAGAAGAAAATAGATATCTGAAAAACAAGATTGAAAATCTTGGGAGAAACTATTTTATGCTGAAGATATCCCACGACCAGATAGAGAGAAATTATGTCCTTAAACCCCTGAGTATAAGGTCTGTATTAAAAGAAATACGAAAGATGATTTTAGAAAAAGACAGAGATCTTTACAAAAATTTCTTAATGCTGATAGCAAGATTTACAAATATTGACAGCTGTTCTCTTTACGTAAAGAAAGATGGTAACTTTGTTGAAGTTTCAAAAGTAGGAAAGGGAGCTAAATGGAATAAAAAGGACCCCCTTTTACAGAAAGCTTTAGAGGACAAAACGTCTGTTTATCTGTCTGTGGCTGCTCAGGAGAAAGAATACAGCTCTGAATATCTTGCAGTGCTCCCTGTTACAGATATATACGGAGATGTTAAAGGTGTTCTGCTCATTAATGATATTCCCTTCCTTTCTTTAAATAAGGATAACCTTCTTTCCATAAGTGTATTTCTGACGTATCTGTTTGATGAGATTTCAATAGAAAAAGAGGTTGGGCAGTTTATAGAGAGATATCCAGAAATTGACAGTTACTTTATAAAAGAACTGGAGAAACTTATAGAGTTAAACAGAAAATTTTCTATAGAAAGCAGTATCATTGTTTTTTCACAGCAAAAAACCAGATATATTGAAGCGGTTTTTGTTCAGATTGAAAAAAGCCTCAGAGGGTTAGACCTTTCAACGAGATGCTCTTATGGTGAAAAGGAAAAACTTGTTGTATTACTCCCATTTACTAATGAAGTGAGTAGTATTGATTTTATAGAAAGAATAAACCAGAGGTTAAAGGATACCTTTGGTGAGGATATAGGGATAGAAAGCAGGATGCTTACTGTGGAGGAAAGTATTGAGATAGTTTTAGAAAAAATAAGAAATATTTAA
- a CDS encoding DUF4136 domain-containing protein, with product MKKFLFALVILFYGCSSVYNIEKGYIDNRRTFVVIPFYNNTEMPLAGLRVASIVEGVFASKGYRIADIDLKIPQRDLSRQEIRSLITELKKSKADYVVTGEVNEWRYKTGIDGEPAVSLTLKVISIKSGKTVWIGTGSRSGWGHESLGVTTQKLINELIEKSKK from the coding sequence ATGAAGAAATTTCTTTTTGCTTTGGTCATTTTATTCTACGGATGTTCTTCTGTTTACAATATAGAGAAGGGTTATATTGATAATAGGAGAACATTTGTAGTTATTCCGTTTTACAACAATACTGAGATGCCTCTTGCAGGGCTGAGAGTCGCAAGTATAGTTGAAGGGGTGTTTGCTTCAAAAGGTTACAGGATAGCAGACATAGACCTAAAAATTCCACAGAGGGATCTGAGCAGGCAGGAGATAAGAAGTCTGATAACAGAGCTGAAAAAATCAAAAGCTGACTATGTTGTTACTGGAGAAGTTAATGAGTGGAGATACAAAACAGGAATAGATGGGGAACCAGCTGTAAGCCTGACCCTGAAAGTCATAAGCATTAAATCAGGAAAAACTGTATGGATAGGAACTGGTTCAAGGAGTGGATGGGGACATGAATCCCTTGGGGTTACTACGCAAAAACTGATAAACGAGCTGATAGAAAAATCTAAAAAGTAA
- a CDS encoding MBL fold metallo-hydrolase gives MIWNSTGRKQKVKDYRLHSRFILDEHSLLYREIRFAISHGYDFIANLGHSTFLVSYRGIRFLTDPFLSPHIFGIRRQKPALRPDLVPEVDFIFISHAHYDHLDMRTLRRLKRNATLILPENTKPVLGRTYFKKVLELKHYDSYSEGDVKVISLPVKHNKGRSLLFPNTETSSYMIKIKDRVFYFAGDTAYFEAFREYGREFDIDIAFLPIGGYEPTLLLHKVHMNPFEAVQAFIDLKAEFVVPIHYGTFHTIPKFVKVEAPLKHFKEAILEKNLQSKAIIVEPNLVDIWEL, from the coding sequence ATGATATGGAACAGTACTGGCAGGAAGCAAAAAGTAAAGGATTATAGACTTCACAGCAGATTTATATTAGATGAGCATTCCCTCTTGTATAGGGAGATAAGATTTGCTATCAGTCACGGATATGATTTTATTGCTAATTTAGGACATTCAACATTTTTGGTCTCTTACAGAGGTATAAGATTTTTAACAGACCCCTTTCTCAGTCCCCACATATTCGGAATAAGAAGGCAAAAACCTGCCCTCAGACCAGACCTTGTTCCTGAAGTGGATTTTATTTTTATATCCCATGCCCATTACGACCATCTGGATATGAGAACACTCAGAAGACTGAAGAGAAACGCAACACTGATACTGCCAGAAAACACAAAGCCTGTCCTTGGAAGGACATACTTTAAGAAGGTACTGGAGCTGAAGCATTACGACAGTTATTCAGAAGGGGATGTAAAGGTCATATCCCTTCCTGTAAAACACAACAAAGGCAGGTCTCTGCTTTTTCCGAATACAGAAACATCCAGCTACATGATTAAAATAAAAGACAGAGTTTTTTATTTTGCCGGTGATACGGCTTACTTTGAAGCTTTCAGGGAATACGGCAGGGAGTTTGATATTGATATTGCATTTCTTCCTATTGGAGGTTATGAGCCAACACTTCTCCTTCATAAAGTTCATATGAATCCTTTTGAAGCTGTTCAGGCATTTATAGACCTGAAAGCTGAGTTTGTTGTTCCTATACATTACGGAACATTTCATACTATCCCAAAGTTTGTAAAAGTAGAAGCACCTCTGAAACACTTTAAAGAAGCTATTTTGGAGAAAAATCTCCAGTCAAAAGCCATCATTGTAGAGCCAAACCTTGTTGATATATGGGAGTTATAA
- the mazG gene encoding nucleoside triphosphate pyrophosphohydrolase, with protein MGNCRKEGENFQKLVDIMERLRKECPWDREQTNQSIKNNLIEEAYELFEAIEKNDEKAMIEELGDVLLQVVFHSQIKKDEGRFDINDVIQNLIEKLIRRHPHVFGGVDYHSIEGEDHLKKWEAIKEKEKQRQSILEGIPHRMPALMRAVKVQKRMAKVGFDWENPEQVMEKVEEELKELKEAKTEKEIKHEIGDLLIAVTNLARAYGIDPEEALHQSIDRSIRRFQYIEQKAKEKNISLKEMKLDDMEQYWQEAKSKGL; from the coding sequence ATGGGAAACTGCCGAAAAGAAGGGGAAAACTTTCAGAAACTTGTTGATATTATGGAAAGACTGAGAAAGGAATGTCCGTGGGACAGGGAGCAGACTAACCAGTCCATAAAAAACAACCTTATTGAAGAGGCGTATGAGCTGTTTGAGGCAATAGAAAAAAATGACGAAAAAGCAATGATAGAAGAACTGGGAGATGTTCTCCTGCAGGTTGTTTTCCATTCTCAAATAAAAAAAGATGAGGGAAGATTTGATATAAATGACGTGATACAAAATCTGATAGAAAAACTGATAAGAAGACACCCCCATGTGTTTGGAGGTGTAGATTATCACAGCATAGAAGGGGAAGACCACCTGAAAAAATGGGAAGCAATAAAGGAAAAGGAAAAACAGAGGCAGTCCATATTAGAAGGTATTCCCCACAGAATGCCTGCTCTTATGAGGGCTGTTAAGGTGCAGAAAAGAATGGCAAAAGTAGGATTTGACTGGGAAAATCCCGAGCAGGTGATGGAAAAGGTGGAAGAGGAGTTAAAAGAGCTAAAAGAAGCAAAAACAGAAAAAGAGATAAAACACGAAATTGGAGACCTTCTCATAGCCGTAACCAATCTTGCAAGGGCTTATGGAATAGACCCGGAAGAAGCCCTCCACCAGTCTATAGACAGAAGCATCAGAAGATTTCAGTATATAGAGCAAAAAGCAAAGGAAAAAAATATTTCCCTGAAGGAGATGAAGCTTGATGATATGGAACAGTACTGGCAGGAAGCAAAAAGTAAAGGATTATAG
- the upp gene encoding uracil phosphoribosyltransferase, which yields MKNIIHVEHPLLKNLVTKLRNINTSSYDFRKYLSEVGRILLVEALKNEKITLKEVETWVGKGEFPVLEEERYVFIPILRAGLPMLDGVLEMMPMAQSGFLAIKRDEKTLKSVLYYDRVPPLKGKTAVILDPMVATGGSLDYAVKTVKQKNPERIISLNVIGAPEGLQKISENHPDITVYIAQIDERLNDRGYIIPGIGDAGDRAFNTE from the coding sequence ATGAAAAATATTATTCATGTGGAGCATCCCCTCCTGAAAAATTTAGTAACAAAACTGAGGAACATAAACACATCTTCCTACGACTTTAGAAAATATCTGTCAGAGGTAGGGAGGATTCTTCTTGTGGAAGCGCTGAAGAATGAAAAAATCACCTTAAAAGAGGTGGAAACATGGGTAGGAAAGGGGGAATTTCCTGTTTTGGAAGAGGAAAGATATGTGTTTATCCCTATTCTGCGGGCAGGTCTTCCTATGCTTGATGGGGTTTTGGAAATGATGCCTATGGCACAGTCTGGTTTTTTAGCAATAAAAAGGGATGAAAAAACCTTAAAAAGTGTTTTATATTACGACAGGGTTCCTCCACTAAAAGGAAAGACTGCCGTCATATTAGACCCAATGGTTGCAACAGGAGGGTCTTTAGATTATGCTGTAAAAACAGTTAAACAGAAAAATCCTGAAAGGATAATATCTCTCAACGTTATAGGAGCTCCAGAGGGTCTGCAAAAGATTTCTGAAAATCATCCTGACATAACTGTTTACATAGCCCAGATTGATGAAAGGCTAAATGACAGAGGATACATAATTCCCGGTATTGGCGATGCTGGGGACAGGGCTTTCAACACAGAATGA